The genomic DNA CGGCCGTCGCCGTGGACACCCCGGCCTCCTTGGCGACCACCTCGATCGACGGCATGATCCGCCGTACGCCGCCGCTGCCGCTCATGCGCACCCCCGGTGCTGTGGACGTGTTGAGGACATCATCCCCCGTGCCCGCACCCGCGTGCGGCGCGAAGGAGGTGATCAACGGGCCACCGTAGCGGATTCGGCGGCAACCCTTGACACGGGTCCCGCGGATTGAGAACGTTCTCACCCAAGTGAGTGAGAACCTTCCCAGTCACAGGAGCCCGTGTGAAACCACGCCTGGTGGCCGTCGGGGACAACGTCGTCGACTGCTATCCCGACCTCGGCGTCATGTACCCCGGCGGGAACGCCCTCAACGTCGCCGTCCACGCCCGCCGGCTGGGCGCCGAATCCGGCTACCTCGGCGCGCTGGGCACCGACGCGGCGGGGCGCGTGGTGCGCGGCGCGCTCGCCGCCGAGGACGTGGACGTGTCGCTGACGCGCACCGTCGACGGCCCGAACGCCACCGCCACCGTCCGCCTCGTCGACGGCGAGCGCCGCTTCACCGGCGGCGACGCGGGCGTCTCGCGTTTCCGGCTGTCCCACGCCGACCTCGACCGGATCGCCGAGGCCGACCTCGTCCACACCGGTGAGTGCTCGTTCATGGAGGACCAGCTCGCGGACCTGGCGGCGAGCGCGAGGCGGCTGTCCTTCGACTTCTCCGAACGCCCCTGGGGCTACGTCGCCGCGCACGCGCACCACGCCGGCGTCGCCGTCGTCTCCGCTCCCTCCGGCTCGCGCGATCGGGCGGTCGCGCTGGCGCGGCGGGTGCAGGAGCTCGGCCCGGCCACCGTGGCCGTCACGCTCGGCTCGGCCGGAGCCGTGCTGGTCTGCGGTGACGATGCCGCCTGGGCGCCCGCCGAACCCGTCAGCGTGGTCGACACGCTCGGGGCCGGCGACGCGTTCATCGCCCGACTGCTCGTCGGCCTCGTCCGCGACGAGGACCTCCCGGACCTCATCGCGGCGGCCACCTCCTACGCCTCTCGTGCCTGCACCTCCTACGGCGCATTCGGGCACGAGGCACCCCTGCACAGCAGCACCAAGGAGTCAGCATGACCAAGCCCCGCTGGAGCGCGCTCTCCCTCGTCACCGTCCTGGTCGCGGCCGCCGGTTGCGGCGGCGGGTCCGGCACGGCGCCCGCCGCCACGGCCGACCTGTCGGCGCCCAAGGAGAAGGCGGGCACGCTGACGATGGTCACCAAGTTCGCCGACCCCGAGTACGCCCCGTACTTCGAGAAGGTCGTCGCGGCCTACGAGGCGGCCAACCCGAAGGTGGACGTCAAGCTCGAACAGGTCGGCGACCAGCCGTACAAGGACAAGATCCGCGTGCTGAGCGCCTCGCGCGACCTGCCCGACATCTACTTCTCGTGGGCCGGCGACTTCGCGAACAAGTTCGTGCGGGCCGGGCTGGCGGCCGACCTGACCGGCGTCATCGGGCCGGGCACGCCGTGGGGCTCGACGTTCGCGCCCGCCGCGCTCAAGGCGTTCGAGTACGGCGGCAAGAACTACGGCATGCCGATCAACCTCGACGGCAAGTACATGGTCTACAACAAGACCGTCCTGGACAAGGCGGGCGTCACGCCGCCGGCCTCGTTCGAGGACCTGCTGTCGGCCTGCGACAAGCTGAAGGCGGCGGGTGTCCAGCCGATCGCGTTCGGCAACCAGTACGGCTGGGCGGCGATCCACTACATCACCCAGCTCAACGCCTACGGCGTGCCGGCCAGGACGCTGGAGGACGACTACAACCCGGCGACCGGCGCCTTCACCGACCCCGGGTACGTCACGGCGCTCCAGCGGTTCAAGGATCTGGTGGCGCGCTGCGGCACCAAGGACGCCAACGGGCTGTCGCACGAGACCGCGCAGGCGCAGTTCCTGGCGGGCAAGGCGGGCATGCACTACGTCGAGACGGTCGAGTTCGACGTGTTCACCAAGGCCGAGCCTGCCATCGAGTGGAGCTTCTTCCGCCTGCCGGTCCCGGCGGGGGCGGCAGGCGACGCGACCGCGCTGACGGGCGCCCCCGACGGGTTCCTGGTCAATGCCCGGAGCCAGAACGCGGGGCTCGCGGTGGACTTCCTGAAGTTCCTGTCCAGCAAGGAGAACGCGGCGGCGATCACCAAGGACATCGGCTGGCTCAGCCCGGTCAAGGACTCGGCCACCGCCGGCAACGCCTACCCGCAGCTCACCGACGCCCTGACCGACATCGACAAGGCCACGAGCTTCGCGATCTGGCTGGACACCGTGACGCACGCGGAGGTCGCGAGCGCCTACCTGTCCGGGGTCGAGGGGATGCTGTCCGGGTCCCGCACGCCCGAGCAGGTGATGGAGGGCGTGCGCGCGGCGGCCGCGAAGGCGAAGAAGGAGGTCGGCTGACACCATGGGCACCCTGCTGACACGCTGGCGCACGTGGCTGTGGGTGCTGCCCGCCGTCGCCCTGCTGCTGGTGTTCGTCTACTACCCGATCGTGGACAACCTGCGGCTGAGCTTCTTCTCCTGGAACGCCTTCTCGCCCGAGCCGCGCTTCGTGGGCCTGGACAACTACGCCGAGACGTTCGCCGACCCGGTGTTCTGGCGGGCACTGCTCAACAACACCGCCTACGCCGTGGTGTCGCTGGTGTTCCAGGCGGGGCTGTCGCTGGTGCTGGCCGCGCTGCTGGAGGAGCTCGTCGGCAAGCGGATGCGCGGGCTGCTGCGGACGCTGTACTTCATCCCGGCGGCCATGTCGATCACCGTGGTCGGCGTGCTGTTCTCGTTCCTCTACAACCCCCGCTACGGCCTGGTGAACGCGGCGCTCGACGCCGTCGGCCTCGGCCACCTGGGCCGGGCGTGGCTGGGCGAGGAGTCCTCGGCCATCTGGAGCGTCATCGCGATGAGCCAGTGGCAGTCGGTCGGCTACACCGCCGTGCTGTTCGTGGTGGCCATCCAGCGCATCCCCCGGGAGTACTACGAGGCGGCCAGGGTGGACGGGAGCGGCGCGGTGCGCATGTTCTTCTCCATCACCCTGCCGATGGTGCGCGAGATGACCACGCTGATCGTCATCCTCACGATCTCGGGGGCGTTCCTGGTGTTCAACGAGGTCATGGTGATGACGGCCGGCGGGCCCGACAACTCCAGCCA from Nonomuraea muscovyensis includes the following:
- a CDS encoding ABC transporter substrate-binding protein; the protein is MTKPRWSALSLVTVLVAAAGCGGGSGTAPAATADLSAPKEKAGTLTMVTKFADPEYAPYFEKVVAAYEAANPKVDVKLEQVGDQPYKDKIRVLSASRDLPDIYFSWAGDFANKFVRAGLAADLTGVIGPGTPWGSTFAPAALKAFEYGGKNYGMPINLDGKYMVYNKTVLDKAGVTPPASFEDLLSACDKLKAAGVQPIAFGNQYGWAAIHYITQLNAYGVPARTLEDDYNPATGAFTDPGYVTALQRFKDLVARCGTKDANGLSHETAQAQFLAGKAGMHYVETVEFDVFTKAEPAIEWSFFRLPVPAGAAGDATALTGAPDGFLVNARSQNAGLAVDFLKFLSSKENAAAITKDIGWLSPVKDSATAGNAYPQLTDALTDIDKATSFAIWLDTVTHAEVASAYLSGVEGMLSGSRTPEQVMEGVRAAAAKAKKEVG
- a CDS encoding PfkB family carbohydrate kinase, which encodes MKPRLVAVGDNVVDCYPDLGVMYPGGNALNVAVHARRLGAESGYLGALGTDAAGRVVRGALAAEDVDVSLTRTVDGPNATATVRLVDGERRFTGGDAGVSRFRLSHADLDRIAEADLVHTGECSFMEDQLADLAASARRLSFDFSERPWGYVAAHAHHAGVAVVSAPSGSRDRAVALARRVQELGPATVAVTLGSAGAVLVCGDDAAWAPAEPVSVVDTLGAGDAFIARLLVGLVRDEDLPDLIAAATSYASRACTSYGAFGHEAPLHSSTKESA
- a CDS encoding carbohydrate ABC transporter permease, with the translated sequence MGTLLTRWRTWLWVLPAVALLLVFVYYPIVDNLRLSFFSWNAFSPEPRFVGLDNYAETFADPVFWRALLNNTAYAVVSLVFQAGLSLVLAALLEELVGKRMRGLLRTLYFIPAAMSITVVGVLFSFLYNPRYGLVNAALDAVGLGHLGRAWLGEESSAIWSVIAMSQWQSVGYTAVLFVVAIQRIPREYYEAARVDGSGAVRMFFSITLPMVREMTTLIVILTISGAFLVFNEVMVMTAGGPDNSSQVLGTWLYRKAFFEDDMGYAATVATVIFVITFAIAALQLAVSRRRRYDA